Genomic window (Ureibacillus composti):
GATTCAATTTTAGCATCTACAGGACTAATAAAACAATCTTCATCATGATTTATTGGACGTACACCTTCTTTTAATGTCCGTACAAAAAAATCCTGCAAACTCGAAAAATAATTAACATCTTTCGAAACCTCATTCATATCAATATCGTATACTTTAGTAAAGTTATGAATAAGATTTTTACTAAGTGATGATGAAGTGATTCTTTTTAATATGATTGAGCTAATTTTTCCATTTGATAATTCTATTAAACGTTGGTAGATTTTTTCCTTCATCGTGTTCCCCCAAGATTATCTAATATATATTATTCCTAAATAATAACTTTAAAAATTAACGATTGTTTTTCACAGTATAAGCTAATACTTCCATTAGTTTTATTCTAACCACAAGTTAAAGTTATTAAAGTAATTTGCTTTCAAGATCGGATTAATAGCAATTGGTATTATTATGTCCGACTTACATTTTATACTTTTTCGAAGTATAATAGATAAATATTATTAGTGCAAAGGAGAGTGTTTCCCCATGTTTCTTTTGCATATGGTGGATACCACAGTTAAGAAATTGAAATCTCATGTTGCGAATTTTATTACACTTTGTAATTTATCATTCGGTGGAGCCTCAATTATGGCTACATTAAATGGATCTTATAGTTATAGTGTACTCTTTATTTTCATTGCCGCGTTTTTAGATCGGTATGATGGCAAAATTGCCCGAAAATATAATCAAGAATCAGAATTAGGTAAGCAATTAGATTCGATGAGTGATATTATATCATTCGGTGTTGCGCCAGCTCTTCTTATGTACCAAAATGTTCTAGTAGATTTTGAAGTTGCAGGTATGATTATGACAATTCTTTATATTGCTTGTGGTGCTTTACGATTAGCTCGTTTTAATATAACAGAATCAACAGGATATTTTGTTGGTCTACCGATCACAGCAGCAGGTACTTTTTTGACAATTTCATTTTTACTTATTCCATTCGTAGGATCTGTGTTTTACATGTTCCTTGTTCCAATTTTAGCAATTTTGATGATTAGTACATTTTCCATAAAAAAAATATAAATTAGACGATGCAATCAGATGAAAGGTTGCATCGTTTTTTTTGCATTGATTTCGCTATAATTCTCATTTTCGCATACACCTTATCATATAATGTCGAAAAAGAGGAAAGGATGACGTACCTGAGCGGAATCTTTGCGTCTTTAATGCAGCTATGGTTAGATATACCGACTTTCCTTGGCTATCTAAAAGGGCAGGCATTTCATCGACCATTTACAAAAGAAGAAGAAGCGAAAGCTATAGAAAGGTTTATGCAGGGTGATGAACAAGCAAGGTTAGATTTAATTGAACGGAATATGAGACTAGTCGCACACGTTGTTAAAAAATTCCACCCACAACATGAACAATTAGATGATTATATCTCTATTGGTACCATCGGATTAATGAAAGCAGTTAGTAGTTATACCCCTGATAAAAAGACTCGGCTTGCTACTTATGCAGCTCGTTGTATTGAAAATGAGATTTTAATGCATTTACGTGCACAAAAGAAAGTCCAAAAAGACGTATCCCTTTTTGAGCCAATCGGAGTGGATAAGGAAGGACAATCTTTACAAATCCGCGACTTACTTCAGCTTGATGAACAACCCGCAATTGAAAAAATTGAACAGAAAGAAAGCTTTGAACAGTTGTACGAATATTTAAATACTTTGGAACCGCGTGAACTAGAAATTATTGTTTATCGTTATGGTTTAAATAATAATGATCCTCTAACCCAAAAAGAAATTGCCCAGAAATTAAAAATTTCTAGAAGTTATGTTTCTCGAATTGAAAAAAGAGCACTTGTAAAATTGTATCAACAATTTAAACACAACCAAATTGAAAAAGAAAAGGAAAAAGAAAGAGAACGTGAAAAAGAACTCAAGTAAATCAACTACTCGTTGTTGTATTAGTAGTGACTTTCACAGACTGTTTTTATCTATCACCGAAATATAAAAAATTTAAAAAGCTCATTTAAGACATGTTAAAGTCTTAAATGAGCTAAAAATTTTATTCATTAATCGTGCGTTTCTACATTTGTACCATAAAATACTACAATACCAATAATTGTTGTCACTGCAACTGAAGCAGCCATAAGTATAAGCACAAAATCTTCCTCCCTTAGGTTCATTTTACAATTATCGTACCATCTTTAACTAAATAATACTGTATCTTTTTGCACAACTTCAATATTTTTTGATTAAATGATTATAATTTTGTAATTGTCTTTAACACGATTTCTGATGAATGTTTCGCAGCAATTGGTAAAAACTCGTCAAAACTTATATTTGATTCTTTTCCAGCAATATCTGATAGTGCTCGAATGACAACAAATGGTGTTTTGAATTGATAACACACTTGCGCTACAGCAGCGGCTTCCATTTCAACAGCCTTCATTTCTGGGAAGTAAGATCTTACTTGTTCAACACGAGTAGGATTGCTCATGAAGACATCTCCAGAACAAATTAGTCCGACTCCAAATTGATGTTCCCCTATCTCAGATACCGATTCTTGTGCAATATTAATTAATCGTTCATCAGCTGGAAAAGCAGCTGGCAGTTGTGGCACTTGCCCGATTTCATAATTAAACGCTGTAACATCTACATCGTGGTGTCGAACTTCTTTTGAGATGACAACAGCACCGACTTCTAATTCTGGGTCATATCCACCTGCTGAACCAGTATTAATAACGACATCAG
Coding sequences:
- the pssA gene encoding CDP-diacylglycerol--serine O-phosphatidyltransferase codes for the protein MFLLHMVDTTVKKLKSHVANFITLCNLSFGGASIMATLNGSYSYSVLFIFIAAFLDRYDGKIARKYNQESELGKQLDSMSDIISFGVAPALLMYQNVLVDFEVAGMIMTILYIACGALRLARFNITESTGYFVGLPITAAGTFLTISFLLIPFVGSVFYMFLVPILAILMISTFSIKKI
- the sigK gene encoding RNA polymerase sporulation sigma factor SigK, with amino-acid sequence MSGIFASLMQLWLDIPTFLGYLKGQAFHRPFTKEEEAKAIERFMQGDEQARLDLIERNMRLVAHVVKKFHPQHEQLDDYISIGTIGLMKAVSSYTPDKKTRLATYAARCIENEILMHLRAQKKVQKDVSLFEPIGVDKEGQSLQIRDLLQLDEQPAIEKIEQKESFEQLYEYLNTLEPRELEIIVYRYGLNNNDPLTQKEIAQKLKISRSYVSRIEKRALVKLYQQFKHNQIEKEKEKEREREKELK
- the mtnN gene encoding 5'-methylthioadenosine/S-adenosylhomocysteine nucleosidase, with protein sequence MKVAIIGAMEEEVEILRESLSNAKVTTIANSEFTTGTYDGKEIILLKSGIGKVNAAMSTTVLLYEYKPDVVINTGSAGGYDPELEVGAVVISKEVRHHDVDVTAFNYEIGQVPQLPAAFPADERLINIAQESVSEIGEHQFGVGLICSGDVFMSNPTRVEQVRSYFPEMKAVEMEAAAVAQVCYQFKTPFVVIRALSDIAGKESNISFDEFLPIAAKHSSEIVLKTITKL